The sequence ATGTTACTTCTGTTCATGGCCGCCCCGTTACCAACACCACAGTGGCAATGGCCAATGGCGTACCCTCCATAGACTTCTTAGAGCACGAGGCACCTCTCTTGTTGCCCCCGAGCGAATCCAAAGGCTGGGCGGAAGTTGATGATTCGAATCCGGTCACACATCGTTACACAGTTCTTACTAGTAAGGCTCCTAGAGATGATCCGGTAACCGGTTCTGCCCCTTGCAGAGGTAATTGCACAAGCCGAACGGACAGAGTGAGTCCGAGGAATCACATCCCTTCTCCTTTTGTTCCCCCCGTTGCCTCAAACGGTAGCACAGCTGAGCGGCTTCCACCTATCCGCCGGCGAGTGCAACGAAGAGTGCACCGTCGACACAGGAAGAAAGGTGACACCATCAAAGTAAGGAAATTACTGGGTGTTTATCGCCATCCGACGAGATTACAGAGTGAGCCTAGAGGCTCGAGAGTTACCGCTGTAGCTGTAGGTTCTGTGGTGTCGGTCTTGCTCTGTGTCCTTGCAGGGCTTTTGCCGTGGTGTATGTGTCGCAACTCGGCAACGCCAGCATCCATCGACTCGGAGTCAGAGGAGGACGAGTCCGTCCTGAGGCCTGAGCTACTCCAGCAAGCAGCAGGCCCTGGCCGATACAACTACTGCGATCTGGCAGCCGCAACGAGCAATTTCGCCCAGAGCAAGAGGATCGGGCGAGGGGGGTTCGGGTCGGTCTATTGCGGCTACCTGGATGAACAGGGCCGTCATGTGGCAGTCAAGATGTTCTCCATGGAATCGCTAGACCAAGGGAGTATGGAGTTTGAGCACGAGGTGAAGATCATGAGCCAGCTCAGGCATCGGAACGTTGTCCAGCTCCTGGGCTGGTGTGATTGCCGGAAAGGGCTCTTGCTTGTGTATGAGCTTGTGCCTGGAGGCAGCCTGGACAAGCGTCTCCATGACCCTGAGAAACTGTTAACCTGGCAAGAAAGGTACTGCCAAGCCTCACATTTTGCAGTTATGAAACAATGTTTATCTGCTTCATCGCTTTAACAGAGATTTTTTATACGTCCTCCTCACAGGTACAAGATCGCACTTGGCCTAGGCTCAGCCATACAATATCTCCACACGGAGTGCAACCAATGTGTCGTGCACGGCGACATCAAACCAAGCAACATCATGCTTGACTCGTCGGACAGCGCCAAGCTGGGCGACTTTGGGCTAGCACGGCTTGTTGACCATGGAGCAGAACCACAAACTACGCAGGTAATCGCGGGGACCGTCGGGTACATGGACCCTGAGTTTGTGAGCAGCCAGAAACGCGGCACAGAATCAGATGTCTACAGCTTTGGCATTGTGCTTCTTGAGATCGCCTCTGGCATGCGGCCAGTGGCTTCGGGGCAGCCCTCCGTGCTGCTGCTGAGACGCGTCTGGGACATGTACGACCGCAACTCGATCCTTGACGCCGCAGATGGAAGGCTCAGTGGCGATTTTGACGGACACCAGATGGAGCACGTGCTCGTGACGGGTCTCTGGTGCGCGCATCGCCACAAGAGCCAGCGGCCGTCCATTGAGCAAGCCATGGTTGCCCTGCGTCGTTGTAAAGATGATTTTGAGTCGCCGGTGGTtccggttccacttccggccatgCATTGGCCCGACTCCGAGCAAATGCGTTCCCTGGAGGAACAGGCATATGGCGACCTGCCCACCGGAAGCTCCAGTTCGGCATGCTTGTCTGCCGCTACTGTTTATCATACGCTTGAGCACTCGTCTCATCTTCCGGTACTCGACAGGTGCTGGCACCCATGCCAGTCGCTCTAACAGCTTAAACATTGCAGCAGTATGCATGGTTTCTGAAAATGATCCTGCTCCTCATTTGTGCTGCAGCAGACAAATCTGCCTTTAAGACCAAACCAAGGTTAACAAAGTGGCAGCGGGGCTTCAATTTCGACTTGAAGATGCAGTTGTGAACGAAAGGGATAGGATATTTGTTTCTTCTGCGATGTGTCATGAGATTATTATGTATAATTTCCCTTTTTTCTGTCGATTATGTATAATTTCCGTTTTTTCTCTCGGTTGCCGTAGGGTGAATTGTATTATAGGCAACTAGACTGGAGATGCGCGCGAGTTGCCGCACCCATTAAATGCATTGCTTTGTACTCCATGTGGACAATATGGTTCCGCAAAAAAAAAGACAATATATGGTTAAAAATATTCAGGTGGCTTCTTTTTTGCCGGAAACACCCGATCTATTTtttttcaatcatggtagtacaatgaacaccagaaataacaaatattacatccagattcatagaccacctagcgacgactacaagcactgaagcgagccaaaggcACCACCTAAcgccacctagcgacgactacattTTTAGAACTCATAgtttttttaaaatttgagaagatttttcaaattcatgaaatttgaaattCAATTTTTGTTTCAAACCCCGAACAGTTTTTAATGAAGACCATTCAACATGAATGGTGACCTATCTTAGGAACAATAAACATTTTTAATGAAAACCATTCAACATGAATGGTGACCTATCTTAGgaacaatgaacattttttaatgaaGCAAAAATAGGAAAGATGAAAGGAAAAAAAGCGGCGTTCGCCAAGCCCATGGGCCGACCCAAAGCGCTCATGGAGGCTGGGGTGCGCGATAGGAGGCTATATGCCGGCCC comes from Triticum aestivum cultivar Chinese Spring chromosome 5B, IWGSC CS RefSeq v2.1, whole genome shotgun sequence and encodes:
- the LOC123116082 gene encoding probable kinase CHARK, which translates into the protein MYIVIFMISMSYQCIAPLASAVPTNYTASNMHVTSVHGRPVTNTTVAMANGVPSIDFLEHEAPLLLPPSESKGWAEVDDSNPVTHRYTVLTSKAPRDDPVTGSAPCRGNCTSRTDRVSPRNHIPSPFVPPVASNGSTAERLPPIRRRVQRRVHRRHRKKGDTIKVRKLLGVYRHPTRLQSEPRGSRVTAVAVGSVVSVLLCVLAGLLPWCMCRNSATPASIDSESEEDESVLRPELLQQAAGPGRYNYCDLAAATSNFAQSKRIGRGGFGSVYCGYLDEQGRHVAVKMFSMESLDQGSMEFEHEVKIMSQLRHRNVVQLLGWCDCRKGLLLVYELVPGGSLDKRLHDPEKLLTWQERYKIALGLGSAIQYLHTECNQCVVHGDIKPSNIMLDSSDSAKLGDFGLARLVDHGAEPQTTQVIAGTVGYMDPEFVSSQKRGTESDVYSFGIVLLEIASGMRPVASGQPSVLLLRRVWDMYDRNSILDAADGRLSGDFDGHQMEHVLVTGLWCAHRHKSQRPSIEQAMVALRRCKDDFESPVVPVPLPAMHWPDSEQMRSLEEQAYGDLPTGSSSSACLSAATVYHTLEHSSHLPVLDRCWHPCQSL